Proteins found in one Triticum urartu cultivar G1812 chromosome 4, Tu2.1, whole genome shotgun sequence genomic segment:
- the LOC125554273 gene encoding inorganic phosphate transporter 1-2-like, whose protein sequence is MATEQLNVLKALDVAKTQLYHFKAVVIAGMGFFTDAYDLFCIALVTKLLGRIYYTDPALNEPGHLPANVSAAVNGVALCGTLAGQLFFGWLGDKLGRKSVYGFTLILMVLCSIASGLSFGHEAKGVMGTLCFFRFWLGFGVGGDYPLSATIMSEYANKKTRGTFIAAVFAMQGFGILFGTIVTIIVSSAFRHAFPAPPFYIDAAASIGPEADYVWRIIVMFGTIPAALTYYWRMKMPETARYTALIAGNTKQATSDMSKVLNKEILEENVQGERATGDTWGLFSRQFMKRHGVHLLATTSTWFLLDVAFYSQNLFQKDIFTKIGWIPPAKTMNALEELYRIARAQALIALCGTVPGYWFTVAFIDIIGRFWIQLMGFTMMTIFMLAIAIPYDYLVKPGHHTGFVVLYGLTFFFANFGPNSTTFIVPAEIFPARLRSTCHGISAATGKAGAIIGAFGFLYASQDQKKPDTGYSRGIGMRNSLFVLAGTNFLGLLFSLLVPESKGKSLEELSKENVGDDGIEA, encoded by the coding sequence ATGGCGACTGAACAGCTCAACGTGTTGAAAGCGCTCGACGTTGCCAAGACGCAGCTGTACCATTTCAAGGCCGTCGTGATCGCCGGCATGGGCTTCTTCACGGACGCCTACGACCTCTTCTGCATCGCCCTCGTCACCAAGCTGCTGGGGCGCATCTACTACACCGACCCTGCCCTCAACGAGCCTGGCCACCTCCCGGCAAACGTGTCGGCCGCCGTGAACGGCGTGGCCCTATGCGGCACACTTGCCGGCCAGCTCTTCTTCGGCTGGCTCGGTGACAAGCTCGGCCGCAAGAGCGTCTACGGCTTCACGCTCATCCTCATGGTCCTCTGCTCCATCGCGTCTGGGCTCTCGTTTGGACACGAGGCCAAGGGCGTAATGGGGACGCTATGTTTCTTCCGCTTCTGGCTCGGCTTCGGCGTCGGCGGCGACTATCCTCTCAGCGCCACCATCATGTCGGAGTATGCTAACAAGAAGACCCGCGGCACCTTTATCGCCGCCGTGTTTGCCATGCAGGGGTTTGGCATCCTATTTGGTACTATCGTCACGATCATCGTCTCGTCCGCATTCCGACATGCATTCCCTGCACCGCCATTCTACATCGACGCCGCGGCATCCATTGGCCCGGAGGCCGACTATGTGTGGCGCATCATCGTCATGTTCGGCACCATCCCGGCTGCCCTGACCTACTACTGGCGCATGAAGATGCCCGAAACTGCGCGGTACACGGCACTCATCGCCGGCAACACGAAGCAAGCCACATCAGACATGTCCAAGGTGCTCAACAAGGAGATCTTAGAGGAGAACGTCCAGGGTGAGCGGGCCACCGGTGATACCTGGGGCCTCTTCTCCCGACAGTTCATGAAGCGCCACGGGGTGCACTTGCTAGCGACCACAAGCACTTGGTTCCTACTCGATGTGGCCTTCTACAGCCAGAACCTGTTCCAGAAGGACATCTTCACCAAGATCGGGTGGATCCCGCCGGCCAAGACTATGAATGCATTGGAGGAGTTGTACCGCATCGCCCGCGCCCAAGCGCTCATCGCGCTCTGTGGCACCGTGCCTGGCTACTGGTTCACCGTCGCCTTCATCGACATCATTGGGAGGTTTTGGATCCAGCTCATGGGATTCACCATGATGACCATTTTCATGCTAGCAATCGCCATACCGTACGACTACTTGGTGAAGCCAGGGCACCACACCGGTTTCGTCGTGCTCTACGGGCTCACTTTCTTCTTCGCCAACTTCGGCCCCAACAGCACAACTTTCATCGTGCCAGCTGAGATCTTCCCTGCGAGGCTCCGGTCCACATGCCACGGTATCTCTGCCGCTACTGGTAAGGCGGGCGCGATCATCGGCGCGTTCGGGTTCCTGTATGCATCGCAGGACCAGAAGAAGCCCGACACCGGCTACTCACGGGGAATTGGCATGCGCAACTCGCTCTTCGTGCTCGCAGGCACAAACTTCCTGGGCCTGCTCTTTTCCCTGCTGGTGCCGGAGTCCAAGGGCAAGTCGCTCGAGGAGCTCTCCAAGGAGAACGTCGGCGACGATGGCATCGAAGCTTAG